The following coding sequences lie in one Treponema sp. OMZ 790 genomic window:
- a CDS encoding HAD family hydrolase, protein MKQYTFYLFDMGSTLLEFHNPKWNEDEIVKTGHKRMINHISDIYGQAIADKIDKEVILPWYTYVENERKIKRIEYRICEALFLKFYELGIHISYKEIIEILKKDYLDFYNYAHPNEGVIDCLKLLKAKECKIGVVSNIMYPQEIYIEIFKRVGLDTFIDNYTFSYENTYMKPNPSIFLRALMQLNAKISETLMVGDNEKVDIIGAKAVGLKTCLYDKDKKYKQHQADFYINNFMELIDFKVRYEL, encoded by the coding sequence ATGAAGCAATATACATTTTACCTTTTTGACATGGGATCTACCTTATTGGAATTCCATAATCCAAAATGGAATGAAGATGAGATAGTTAAAACCGGTCACAAGCGCATGATAAACCATATTTCTGATATCTATGGGCAGGCTATTGCCGATAAAATAGACAAGGAAGTTATTTTACCATGGTATACTTATGTTGAAAATGAACGTAAAATTAAGAGAATTGAATACCGTATCTGTGAAGCCTTGTTTTTAAAATTTTACGAATTGGGAATTCATATTTCTTATAAAGAAATTATCGAAATATTAAAAAAAGATTATCTTGATTTTTATAATTATGCCCATCCGAATGAAGGAGTAATTGATTGCCTTAAACTATTAAAGGCTAAGGAGTGTAAAATTGGTGTTGTTTCAAATATCATGTATCCTCAAGAAATATATATTGAAATTTTTAAGAGGGTAGGGCTTGACACATTTATTGATAATTATACTTTTAGCTATGAAAATACATATATGAAACCTAATCCTTCTATTTTTTTACGAGCACTTATGCAGCTAAATGCGAAAATTTCTGAAACGCTTATGGTGGGAGATAATGAAAAAGTCGATATTATAGGAGCAAAAGCTGTAGGATTAAAAACCTGTTTATATGACAAAGATAAAAAATATAAACAGCACCAAGCCGACTTTTATATTAATAATTTTATGGAGCTTATTGATTTTAAAGTACGCTATGAATTATAA
- a CDS encoding histidine phosphatase family protein — protein sequence MNYKFIFLRHGRSLADDEGKHEGQYDSPLTEIGIRQAKNITEILKSYDFDLIISSPLKRALQTAEIISKTLNIKIEVNDLFKERDNGILAGLTFEEAEIKYPEPKNQSIYRNFPCESGENEIQLNSRALLCINAILKKKPGKYLIIAHGKILNAIIKQILKMPIGNLNNSAVFRLKDTGYIEMDYYIEKDLWVFNKMENRI from the coding sequence ATGAATTATAAATTTATATTTTTACGGCACGGCAGATCATTGGCCGATGATGAGGGTAAACATGAAGGGCAATATGATTCTCCTTTAACTGAAATAGGAATAAGGCAGGCTAAGAACATCACCGAAATATTGAAAAGTTATGATTTTGATTTGATTATATCTTCTCCATTAAAACGAGCCTTGCAAACTGCCGAAATTATTTCAAAAACATTGAATATCAAAATTGAAGTAAATGACTTATTTAAGGAACGTGATAATGGTATTCTTGCCGGTTTGACATTTGAAGAAGCCGAAATAAAATATCCTGAACCTAAAAATCAAAGTATTTATAGAAACTTTCCTTGCGAAAGCGGTGAAAATGAAATTCAGCTTAATTCCAGAGCCTTATTATGTATAAATGCTATATTAAAGAAAAAACCCGGAAAATATTTAATTATTGCTCATGGAAAAATACTCAATGCGATAATCAAACAAATCCTAAAAATGCCTATAGGAAATCTTAATAATTCTGCCGTTTTCAGATTAAAAGATACCGGATATATTGAAATGGATTATTATATTGAAAAAGATTTATGGGTATTCAATAAAATGGAAAATCGGATATAA
- a CDS encoding DUF2087 domain-containing protein, translating to MDSQIITAARLESAGKYEEALAAYEKIIIENLNDEDLLYLQRSIAACKYYLKDYESAEKAFIKILEEDKISADERGDIEDCLYLCCLYGNKIEKAERYFTNKLKLSENNYEENLWNYWYLGQIYYLKKDYSKSELMYKKALEAAKKSNNARIKFFLAHLLGIQIILKKYDEAWEYIEKNNEYEDKSSGLYKIVQGVLTKCTHPNDSNWKKIYDQGIKEAKNEKFEENIELGKRLLDSPISKEEISQFLDKNGRIVRWPKKNYDKINVLKYLQEKFEPDKKYSEIEGHL from the coding sequence ATGGATTCACAAATTATAACTGCTGCAAGATTGGAATCAGCCGGAAAATATGAGGAAGCTCTGGCGGCTTACGAAAAAATTATTATTGAAAATTTGAACGATGAGGACTTATTATATCTGCAGAGATCTATTGCAGCTTGTAAATATTATCTAAAAGACTATGAAAGTGCCGAAAAAGCATTTATTAAAATTTTGGAAGAAGACAAAATAAGTGCCGATGAAAGAGGTGATATTGAAGATTGCTTGTACCTATGCTGTTTATATGGAAATAAGATAGAAAAGGCTGAAAGATATTTTACTAATAAATTGAAATTATCTGAAAATAATTATGAAGAAAACTTGTGGAATTACTGGTATTTGGGTCAAATATATTATTTAAAAAAAGATTATTCAAAGTCAGAGCTTATGTATAAAAAGGCCTTGGAAGCTGCAAAAAAATCTAATAATGCAAGGATAAAATTCTTTTTAGCTCATTTACTCGGTATTCAAATTATTTTAAAAAAGTACGATGAGGCATGGGAATATATCGAAAAAAATAATGAATATGAAGATAAGTCATCGGGTCTGTATAAAATAGTGCAGGGCGTATTAACAAAATGTACTCACCCTAATGATAGTAATTGGAAAAAAATATATGATCAAGGAATCAAAGAAGCTAAAAATGAAAAATTTGAAGAAAATATTGAGTTAGGAAAACGGCTGTTAGATTCACCGATTTCAAAAGAAGAAATTTCGCAATTTCTTGATAAAAATGGCCGTATTGTAAGGTGGCCTAAAAAAAATTATGACAAAATAAATGTCTTAAAATATTTGCAAGAAAAATTCGAGCCCGATAAAAAATATTCTGAAATTGAAGGGCACCTCTAA
- a CDS encoding IS5 family transposase yields the protein MKQKGLFDEEDRLRVLSKLGDSLEKLNEKINWEIFKPLLKKALTKEPKGLGGRPAYDYVLMFKIIILQKLYNISDDQTEYQINDRLSFMRFLGLELKDKVPDAKTIWLFKEKLIEARVSKKLFEKFGKELARNNLIGKEGTIIDATIVEAPIQHNSKDENEQIKNGKIPEQWQEAKNKAKLSQKDCDARWTKKHKRSYYGYKDHIKVDKKSKLILKATVTAANVHDSRELKNLVEREDERLYADSAYIGEEIDRILKAKGIEGQICERGARGKPLTKKQKIGNRKKSKIRARVEHVFGFMINSMKGIYVRTIGLARATFSIIMMNLTYNLCRYCYLKK from the coding sequence ATGAAACAAAAAGGATTATTTGATGAAGAAGATCGTTTAAGAGTATTAAGCAAGTTAGGAGATAGTCTTGAAAAATTAAACGAAAAAATAAATTGGGAAATATTCAAACCACTATTAAAAAAAGCATTAACCAAAGAGCCAAAAGGTTTAGGCGGAAGACCTGCATACGATTATGTACTGATGTTTAAAATAATAATCTTACAAAAATTATACAACATAAGTGATGATCAAACGGAATATCAAATAAACGATCGGCTATCCTTTATGAGATTTTTAGGATTGGAATTAAAAGATAAAGTACCCGATGCAAAAACAATATGGCTTTTTAAAGAAAAACTCATTGAAGCGAGAGTATCAAAAAAGTTATTTGAAAAGTTTGGAAAAGAATTAGCTAGAAATAACTTAATAGGAAAAGAGGGAACGATAATAGATGCGACAATAGTAGAAGCTCCGATACAGCATAACAGCAAAGATGAAAATGAACAAATCAAAAACGGAAAAATCCCTGAACAATGGCAAGAAGCAAAAAATAAGGCAAAATTATCACAAAAAGACTGTGATGCTAGGTGGACAAAGAAGCACAAACGTAGCTATTACGGTTATAAAGATCATATAAAAGTAGATAAAAAAAGTAAGCTTATATTGAAAGCGACGGTAACAGCAGCCAATGTTCATGATAGTAGAGAGTTAAAAAATTTAGTTGAAAGGGAAGATGAAAGATTATACGCAGATAGTGCCTATATAGGAGAAGAAATAGACAGGATTTTAAAAGCGAAAGGAATAGAAGGGCAAATTTGTGAAAGAGGAGCAAGAGGAAAACCTCTTACTAAAAAACAAAAAATCGGTAACAGAAAAAAATCAAAAATACGGGCGAGAGTAGAACATGTATTTGGCTTTATGATAAACTCAATGAAAGGTATCTATGTAAGAACGATAGGATTAGCTCGTGCAACATTTTCGATAATAATGATGAACTTAACATACAACTTATGCCGATATTGCTATCTAAAGAAATAA
- a CDS encoding DUF2087 domain-containing protein → MLKTWHTFNDHALLRRELFDKFLLERTPDCKEYWVTKEKV, encoded by the coding sequence ATCTTAAAAACTTGGCATACTTTCAATGACCATGCGCTTTTACGGCGTGAACTTTTTGATAAATTTTTATTGGAACGTACTCCTGATTGTAAAGAATATTGGGTTACTAAGGAGAAAGTTTAA
- a CDS encoding HD domain-containing protein, with protein MINEEKFKTEIIKDAEKYVEKVFNEDFSGHDFFHTMRVYRTATYIAEKENADIFIVQLAALLHDVDDRKLSPKTTANKDRAVLFMKSKNISDALCKSIVSIIAEVSYAGKDSKTPSLIEGMCVQDADRLDALGAIGIARAFAYGGSRHRQMYNPVVKPCMDMGKEEYQNHVSTTINHFYEKLFYLKDLMNTATAKKIAEKRELYMKDFVLEFLNEWELKDL; from the coding sequence ATGATTAATGAAGAAAAATTTAAAACAGAAATTATTAAAGATGCGGAAAAATATGTAGAAAAAGTCTTTAATGAAGATTTCAGCGGTCATGATTTTTTCCATACGATGAGAGTATATCGCACGGCAACTTATATTGCTGAAAAAGAAAATGCCGATATTTTTATTGTTCAATTAGCAGCCTTATTGCATGATGTAGATGACAGAAAACTTTCACCTAAGACAACTGCAAATAAGGATAGGGCTGTTTTATTTATGAAGTCTAAAAATATAAGCGATGCTTTATGTAAAAGTATTGTTTCTATTATTGCAGAAGTTTCGTATGCAGGTAAGGATTCCAAGACGCCTTCTTTAATTGAAGGGATGTGTGTTCAAGATGCTGATAGATTAGATGCCCTAGGTGCAATAGGAATTGCAAGAGCCTTTGCTTACGGAGGAAGCCGTCATAGACAAATGTATAACCCGGTTGTAAAGCCGTGTATGGACATGGGAAAAGAAGAATATCAAAATCATGTATCGACTACAATTAATCATTTTTATGAAAAATTATTTTACCTTAAAGACTTGATGAATACAGCTACAGCAAAGAAAATTGCAGAAAAAAGAGAGTTGTATATGAAAGACTTTGTTTTGGAATTTTTAAATGAATGGGAACTAAAAGATTTATGA
- a CDS encoding desulfoferrodoxin family protein — MNKEISFFLCKEQKGTIIGLDCCPDAEVSCCGEKLSAVKIGSVDAAKEKHVPVIEVNGNTVKVKVGSVAHPMTEEHHIAWICLKTEKGLQFKELPVTGAPEVEFALTADDKVIEAYEFCNLHGVWSGK, encoded by the coding sequence ATGAACAAAGAAATAAGCTTTTTTTTATGTAAAGAGCAAAAGGGAACCATTATAGGGCTTGATTGCTGCCCGGATGCTGAAGTTTCATGCTGTGGAGAAAAACTTTCAGCAGTAAAAATCGGAAGTGTTGATGCTGCAAAAGAAAAGCATGTGCCTGTAATCGAAGTAAACGGAAACACCGTAAAAGTTAAAGTAGGCTCTGTTGCACACCCTATGACTGAAGAACACCATATTGCTTGGATATGTCTCAAGACTGAAAAAGGGCTTCAGTTTAAGGAATTGCCTGTTACCGGTGCTCCCGAAGTTGAATTTGCCCTTACAGCCGATGATAAGGTAATTGAAGCTTACGAATTCTGTAATCTTCACGGAGTTTGGTCAGGAAAATAA
- the galE gene encoding UDP-glucose 4-epimerase GalE, whose product MIKRVLVTGGAGFIGSHIVTDLCEKGYEPVILDNFSNSSPKIIPVLEKICSKKLELVQIDIKDKEKLFNFFKDTSVDAVIHLAAYKAVGESVEKPLKYYENNISGLVNLLSAMQEHKVKKFIFSSSATVYGDAKLVPIPENSPISATNPYGRTKLISEEILQDTAFSDKDLSIIALRYFNPIGAHKSADIGELPSGIPNNLFPYIAQVALGKLPHLNVFGNDYDTPDGTCIRDYIHILDLASGHTAALEKLDSGFKGFDVYNLGTGIGYSVLDIVNAFKKASGIDLPVKPVARRAGDVPRSCANPDKAHKELNWKAKYNLEEMCKDGWAWYNKHPEGFV is encoded by the coding sequence TTGATTAAAAGAGTATTAGTTACAGGAGGAGCCGGTTTTATAGGTTCCCACATCGTTACGGATTTATGCGAAAAAGGCTATGAGCCTGTTATTTTGGATAATTTTTCTAATTCTTCTCCCAAAATAATTCCGGTATTGGAAAAAATATGCTCTAAAAAGCTGGAGCTTGTACAAATTGACATAAAGGACAAGGAAAAACTCTTTAATTTTTTTAAAGATACCTCTGTCGATGCGGTAATTCATCTTGCCGCTTATAAGGCTGTAGGAGAATCCGTCGAAAAACCCTTAAAATACTACGAGAACAATATTTCAGGCCTCGTCAATCTTTTATCCGCCATGCAGGAACACAAGGTCAAGAAGTTTATATTCAGCTCTTCGGCCACGGTTTACGGCGATGCAAAGCTTGTACCCATCCCCGAAAATTCTCCCATTTCGGCAACAAATCCTTATGGAAGAACCAAACTGATTTCGGAAGAAATTTTACAGGATACGGCCTTTTCCGATAAGGATTTAAGCATAATTGCCTTGCGTTATTTTAATCCCATAGGTGCCCATAAGAGTGCCGACATAGGGGAGCTTCCTTCAGGTATTCCGAATAACCTTTTTCCTTATATTGCTCAAGTTGCCTTGGGAAAACTGCCTCATCTAAACGTCTTTGGAAACGATTATGACACCCCTGACGGAACCTGTATCCGTGACTACATCCACATTTTGGACCTCGCATCAGGACATACCGCAGCCCTAGAGAAATTAGATTCAGGCTTTAAGGGCTTTGACGTATATAACCTTGGAACAGGAATCGGCTATTCTGTTTTGGATATAGTGAACGCCTTTAAAAAAGCTTCCGGTATCGATCTTCCCGTAAAACCGGTTGCACGCCGTGCCGGAGATGTTCCACGCTCTTGTGCAAATCCCGACAAGGCCCACAAGGAACTCAACTGGAAGGCAAAATACAACCTTGAAGAAATGTGCAAAGACGGCTGGGCTTGGTATAACAAACACCCCGAAGGCTTTGTGTAA
- a CDS encoding HAD-IIIA family hydrolase, which translates to MLKNFFSHAYTKNVFCIDYEKLFRLGYKALIFDIDNTLVHHGDDAPNEVKTLFSTLKKIGFKLILLSDNSKERVEKFARDIGCPYICEASKPDTSPFYKALQILDTKNNETIVIGDQIFKDILGANKSNIPSILVQFIRLKSEKWIGFTRYVEKLILFLYKFAGKYNNRIGNIEIKTAKKRRLFCEINPFFYKISVLKERLKRHLTNSLSKTSFAKDKSIDRLPVRIFRYSSSLIKRGKDIDPVLQQNKALNIDISANKINGLLINPGEVFSFWHILGKPSKRNGFKEGRIIVNNKLIAGVGGGLCNLANTIHQLILHSPLDVIEVHFHSDSLAPEEGEHKILSSGTSVDYNYIDFRCKNNTEQTFQLLTWCENEHLFAELRSVTDIAYSYRLLEENRRFVNENDKYFCMSEIYKITCEKSTGRVLEKKLIRNNRSEVMYDYSLI; encoded by the coding sequence ATGTTAAAGAATTTTTTTTCTCACGCATATACAAAAAATGTCTTTTGTATAGATTACGAAAAACTTTTTCGGTTGGGCTATAAAGCCCTTATATTCGATATTGATAACACCCTTGTCCATCACGGCGATGATGCGCCCAATGAAGTTAAAACCTTATTTTCTACTTTAAAAAAAATAGGCTTTAAACTAATTTTGCTTTCGGATAATTCTAAAGAAAGGGTTGAAAAATTTGCGAGGGATATTGGTTGTCCTTATATTTGTGAAGCCTCTAAACCCGATACCTCTCCTTTTTATAAGGCTTTGCAGATACTTGATACAAAAAATAATGAAACAATAGTTATTGGCGATCAGATTTTTAAGGATATCTTGGGTGCAAATAAAAGTAACATTCCGAGTATTTTGGTGCAGTTTATAAGGCTAAAATCCGAAAAATGGATTGGATTTACGCGATATGTTGAAAAGCTTATTTTGTTTTTATATAAATTTGCCGGAAAATATAATAATAGAATTGGGAATATAGAGATCAAAACGGCAAAAAAACGAAGGCTTTTTTGCGAAATAAATCCGTTTTTTTATAAAATTTCGGTTCTAAAAGAAAGACTCAAACGGCATTTAACGAATTCGCTTTCAAAAACATCCTTTGCGAAGGATAAGTCTATTGATAGGCTTCCCGTAAGGATATTCCGGTATAGTTCAAGCCTGATTAAACGCGGAAAAGACATTGATCCCGTTTTACAGCAAAATAAGGCCTTGAATATCGATATTTCGGCAAACAAAATTAACGGATTATTGATAAATCCCGGTGAGGTTTTTTCTTTTTGGCATATACTGGGAAAACCTTCAAAACGAAACGGTTTTAAAGAAGGAAGAATTATAGTAAACAATAAATTGATTGCCGGAGTAGGGGGCGGGCTTTGCAATCTTGCGAACACAATTCATCAGCTGATTTTACATAGTCCGCTGGATGTCATTGAAGTTCATTTTCATTCCGATTCATTAGCACCGGAGGAAGGTGAGCATAAAATATTGAGCTCCGGAACTTCCGTAGATTATAACTACATTGATTTTAGATGTAAAAATAACACGGAGCAAACTTTTCAATTACTGACTTGGTGCGAAAATGAGCATCTTTTTGCAGAGTTAAGAAGTGTTACGGATATTGCTTATAGCTATCGGCTTTTAGAGGAAAATCGCCGTTTTGTGAACGAAAACGATAAATATTTTTGCATGTCGGAAATTTATAAGATTACGTGCGAAAAATCTACCGGCCGAGTTCTAGAAAAGAAGCTGATAAGGAATAACCGGTCCGAAGTTATGTATGATTATTCTTTAATATGA
- the rplU gene encoding 50S ribosomal protein L21 has protein sequence MYALIEYKGKQYKAEKGAKLVVDKLSAESGSKIDIDTVLLISDGDKVTVGTPYVSGAKVSATVGDSFRERKIIVYKHKAKKNYHRTQGHRQAHTCITVDDIIG, from the coding sequence ATGTACGCACTTATTGAGTATAAAGGCAAACAGTATAAGGCTGAAAAGGGCGCAAAACTCGTAGTTGATAAGCTATCTGCAGAAAGCGGAAGCAAAATCGACATCGACACCGTTCTTTTGATCAGCGATGGCGATAAGGTTACTGTAGGAACTCCCTATGTAAGCGGAGCCAAGGTTTCTGCTACAGTAGGCGATTCTTTCCGAGAAAGAAAGATTATTGTTTACAAGCACAAGGCTAAGAAAAACTACCACAGAACCCAAGGTCATAGACAGGCTCATACCTGCATTACTGTTGACGATATTATCGGGTAA
- a CDS encoding ribosomal-processing cysteine protease Prp — MVKIRLFSNAENCFSAFESSGHAISDTEGKPEKGGNIVCAAVTILLKTAVLSLSSAQKESSSLKAEIRADNPGYLSAKVTAFSDDDRPELQYLLKFLTIGLMAIEAEYPDCLDLQIA; from the coding sequence GTGGTAAAAATTCGGCTTTTTTCAAATGCTGAAAACTGTTTTTCGGCCTTTGAATCATCAGGCCATGCAATTTCTGATACTGAAGGAAAGCCGGAAAAAGGCGGCAACATAGTTTGTGCCGCCGTTACTATTTTGCTTAAAACGGCAGTTTTAAGTTTGAGCTCGGCGCAAAAAGAGAGTTCAAGCTTAAAGGCCGAGATTAGGGCAGACAATCCGGGCTATCTTTCGGCAAAGGTAACAGCTTTTTCGGATGACGATAGACCCGAATTGCAGTATTTACTGAAATTTTTAACAATAGGTTTAATGGCCATCGAGGCAGAATATCCTGATTGTTTGGATTTACAGATAGCTTAA
- the rpmA gene encoding 50S ribosomal protein L27 gives MARKKGGSGAKNGRDSNPKYLGVKVYGGQEVSAGSILVRQRGTSIHPGNNVGCGKDYTLFAKTDGVVTYHERKGRKLASIEAK, from the coding sequence ATGGCACGTAAAAAGGGCGGCAGCGGTGCAAAAAACGGAAGAGATTCCAATCCTAAATATTTGGGTGTTAAAGTTTACGGCGGACAAGAAGTATCAGCCGGTTCAATTTTGGTTCGCCAGAGAGGTACTTCAATTCATCCGGGTAACAATGTAGGCTGCGGAAAAGACTATACATTATTTGCAAAAACTGACGGTGTAGTTACCTATCATGAAAGAAAGGGTAGAAAACTCGCCTCAATCGAAGCAAAATAA
- the obgE gene encoding GTPase ObgE: protein MVKFADESKIRVSSGKGGNGCIAFRREKYVPMGGPSGGDGGRGGDLIFEIRRNMRTLVHLRHKRVYKAKNGGGGEGSQRFGKKGDDCIIPLPPGCVIKDPETGKTILDFGDAEEGRFVFLKGGNGGWGNCHFKTSTNQAPKTALPGQEGETREIIVELNIIADIGLVGFPNAGKSSLLDYFTNARPKIAPYPFTTKIPNLGVLRVDEERDVIIADIPGILEGASEGIGLGIRFLKHISRSAGLAFLIDLSDDNYLKAYDILCKELENYSKELAQKKRIIIATKLDLPDTKERLAELKNAIPDQEILGISLYNEWGLSEVKQAFIRLADEMQKSKPQKETLDPYAQNQNFMTVELDDISYEEQNDDEHFGATVSLSRKRKPKK, encoded by the coding sequence ATGGTAAAATTTGCAGATGAATCTAAAATAAGGGTTTCCTCAGGAAAGGGCGGCAACGGCTGTATTGCCTTCAGACGGGAAAAATATGTTCCCATGGGAGGACCGTCGGGAGGTGACGGAGGACGCGGCGGCGACCTCATATTTGAAATACGCCGTAACATGAGGACTCTGGTTCATTTGCGGCATAAGCGTGTCTACAAGGCAAAAAACGGCGGAGGCGGCGAAGGCTCTCAGCGTTTCGGTAAAAAAGGTGATGACTGCATAATTCCTCTTCCTCCCGGCTGCGTTATAAAAGACCCTGAGACGGGAAAAACTATCTTGGACTTCGGCGATGCGGAAGAAGGCCGCTTTGTTTTTCTCAAGGGCGGAAACGGCGGCTGGGGAAACTGTCATTTTAAGACCTCCACCAATCAAGCCCCTAAAACGGCTCTTCCCGGACAAGAAGGGGAAACGAGGGAAATAATCGTAGAGCTTAACATAATAGCCGATATAGGCTTGGTAGGCTTCCCTAATGCCGGTAAATCATCTCTTCTCGATTATTTTACAAATGCAAGGCCCAAAATCGCTCCCTATCCCTTTACCACCAAAATTCCGAATCTTGGAGTTTTGCGTGTGGATGAAGAAAGGGATGTTATCATTGCCGATATACCGGGAATCCTCGAAGGGGCTTCTGAAGGTATTGGCCTCGGTATAAGATTTTTAAAGCACATATCCCGCTCGGCAGGTCTTGCCTTTTTAATCGACCTTTCAGATGACAATTATTTGAAGGCATACGATATTCTTTGTAAAGAATTGGAAAACTATTCAAAAGAATTGGCTCAAAAGAAAAGGATAATAATTGCGACAAAATTGGATTTACCCGATACAAAAGAAAGATTGGCGGAGCTTAAAAATGCAATTCCCGATCAGGAAATTTTGGGTATCTCGCTTTACAATGAATGGGGCTTATCTGAGGTAAAACAGGCCTTTATTCGATTGGCCGATGAAATGCAAAAATCAAAACCGCAAAAAGAAACTCTTGACCCCTACGCGCAAAATCAAAATTTTATGACGGTGGAACTTGATGACATTTCTTATGAAGAACAAAACGATGATGAACACTTCGGAGCAACAGTCAGCCTAAGCCGCAAAAGGAAACCTAAAAAATGA
- a CDS encoding nicotinate-nucleotide adenylyltransferase: MRLAILGGSFNPIHLGHLNLAFYSHKELAYDKIAIVPAYISPFKIFCNDTQVEDRLKMIDLAIADKPYMYCELYEIERKGVSYTIDTIGYLYQKFPDIEGKIGLIIGDDLKENFFRWKDAEEIIKKTDIIIGKRTGVNGSFNLSDIEPEKASIKELNNEILNISSTQIRDAVLKNEDFSSLVPKPVYDYIIKHGLYKKKEIPVSDIKSSISKLINAADIQAKIREIDSFAKSVLNESRYAHSVRVAEYARHLAEEYKTEGVPPALAYFTGLAHDICKKCSDEELVKLVESDNLGIDDIEKTRLNLLHGRAAAVVLQKKFGINDKSVLKAAAFHTFGYEGIDALGKIVYIADKIEPGRPNTENFREMVKSSSLNELMLAVLNWNLSFIEKKSARVHPETKKMYEQIQKELKK; the protein is encoded by the coding sequence ATGAGATTGGCAATCTTAGGCGGTTCTTTTAATCCCATTCATCTGGGACACTTAAATTTAGCTTTTTACTCTCATAAAGAATTAGCCTATGATAAGATTGCTATTGTTCCGGCCTATATTTCTCCCTTTAAAATTTTTTGTAATGATACGCAGGTTGAGGACAGGCTCAAGATGATAGACCTTGCCATTGCAGATAAGCCCTACATGTACTGTGAGCTCTATGAGATTGAACGCAAGGGTGTTTCTTACACAATAGATACAATCGGCTATCTCTATCAAAAATTTCCCGACATCGAAGGAAAAATAGGTCTTATTATCGGGGACGATTTAAAAGAAAATTTTTTCCGCTGGAAGGATGCGGAGGAAATTATAAAAAAGACCGACATAATTATCGGTAAAAGAACAGGGGTTAACGGTTCTTTTAATCTCTCGGATATCGAGCCTGAAAAGGCTTCTATCAAAGAATTAAATAACGAAATTTTAAATATTTCGTCGACTCAAATAAGAGATGCGGTTTTAAAAAATGAAGATTTTTCTTCTCTTGTTCCAAAACCCGTTTACGACTATATTATCAAGCACGGCCTTTATAAGAAAAAAGAAATACCTGTTTCTGATATTAAAAGCAGCATTTCTAAATTAATCAATGCCGCCGATATACAAGCAAAAATACGGGAAATAGACAGCTTTGCAAAAAGTGTTTTAAATGAATCCCGATATGCTCATTCGGTGCGCGTCGCAGAATATGCCCGTCATCTTGCAGAAGAGTATAAAACCGAAGGCGTACCGCCGGCTCTTGCTTATTTTACCGGGCTTGCCCATGACATCTGTAAAAAGTGCTCGGATGAAGAGCTTGTAAAACTTGTAGAATCCGATAATCTCGGAATTGATGATATTGAAAAGACCCGCTTAAATCTTTTGCACGGAAGAGCAGCTGCCGTTGTTTTGCAAAAAAAATTCGGCATCAATGACAAGTCAGTCCTAAAGGCTGCTGCCTTTCATACCTTCGGCTACGAAGGAATAGATGCCTTGGGAAAGATTGTTTACATAGCCGATAAGATAGAGCCGGGCCGTCCTAATACCGAAAACTTTAGGGAGATGGTAAAGTCTTCTTCTCTTAATGAGTTGATGCTTGCTGTCTTGAATTGGAACCTCAGCTTTATCGAAAAAAAGAGCGCTAGAGTTCATCCCGAAACAAAAAAAATGTATGAACAAATACAAAAGGAGCTTAAAAAATGA